A section of the Streptococcus oriscaviae genome encodes:
- the pgfS gene encoding glycosyltransferase PgfS, with product MKLSLLITFFNEEKMIRKTHAKMTEQLQAMLGSTLDDYELLYIDDGSKDATLAIMRELAEQDQRIRYISLSRNFGREGGILAGFKYATGDAVMVMDGDLQHPPSLIPQFVAAYQEGYDLVSGQRDRTGESKIGSLFAHLFYYVSNKVMDVRLTDGKSELKLLSRRAVDTFLALPEYNRFNKGLYEWIGFKEKVIQYKNQVREEGESKFGFKKSMNYAIQGIISFNDKPLRICIQLGLFSIGLALVYLFIELVRYFMDPGHSVSGYFTTIAAIILFGGVQLISIGVLGEYIGKIYYEVKRRPHFIVGETNIDEARKDGVG from the coding sequence ATGAAACTGTCCCTATTGATTACATTTTTCAATGAAGAAAAGATGATAAGAAAAACCCATGCCAAGATGACTGAGCAGTTGCAGGCTATGTTGGGCTCTACCTTGGATGATTATGAATTGCTTTATATTGATGATGGGAGCAAGGACGCTACACTTGCTATTATGCGAGAGTTGGCTGAGCAGGATCAGCGGATTCGCTACATCAGTCTGAGTCGTAATTTTGGTCGTGAAGGCGGTATTTTAGCAGGTTTCAAGTATGCGACAGGAGATGCTGTGATGGTTATGGATGGTGATTTGCAGCATCCACCATCTCTGATTCCGCAGTTTGTAGCCGCCTATCAGGAAGGGTACGATTTGGTTAGCGGTCAGCGTGATCGGACTGGGGAATCTAAGATTGGCAGCCTGTTTGCCCATCTCTTTTACTATGTGTCCAACAAGGTGATGGATGTTCGATTGACAGATGGCAAGTCAGAGCTAAAACTCCTTAGTCGTCGGGCGGTCGATACCTTCCTTGCTCTACCGGAATACAATCGTTTCAACAAAGGCTTGTACGAGTGGATTGGCTTCAAGGAAAAGGTCATTCAATATAAAAATCAGGTACGCGAGGAAGGTGAAAGTAAATTTGGTTTTAAAAAGTCTATGAACTACGCCATTCAGGGGATTATTTCCTTCAACGACAAGCCCTTGCGTATTTGCATCCAGCTTGGATTGTTCAGTATTGGTTTGGCCTTGGTGTACCTTTTTATCGAGTTGGTTCGCTACTTTATGGATCCGGGACATTCGGTCAGTGGTTACTTTACAACCATAGCGGCAATTATCTTATTCGGCGGTGTCCAGTTGATTTCAATCGGTGTTTTAGGTGAGTATATCGGCAAAATTTATTACGAGGTCAAGCGCCGTCCTCACTTTATTGTTGGTGAAACCAATATTGACGAAGCTAGAAAAGATGGAGTTGGTTAA
- the pgfM1 gene encoding glycosyltransferase PgfM1, with protein MKKKIQEQGWVQSLTAFYKGHRKACVYAASAFLPMMIMLVVWFFMGMYPFGNKSLMAVDFGQQYISFYGFLKESLLSGDWSGFLYSFTKSLGGEMTGVVAYYLLSPFNILYIIMPLGHYSLAVFLTIWLRYGVIGLSFAHLLIRRYKGLSGKVWLVPVLATAYALSGMLVSYQMNPIFYDAMIMLPLVILNLEEMLDGGRPYRYILTLALTVFLQFYMGYMICLFVALYACYYMTPKLSEGKNKKECLLNYFRPLFMAFFYSVLGFLATTFLLAPVIVNLLNSKGQVDGGMTFSFALQINPLDILSKLMIGGFDNNSWSAGPSLPNIYVGALALIGAILYFLTKSVHRNRKIGAGIVLLLFFLSFINEFVSKIWHMGQNPAGFFFRFSWIVSFFLVLLAYQALKAATKMPLVGLAVGAVVLTLTGLYVSGQDYTYLAPEQPLAVTEFVKGQPVLVGILLVLVLGSLALLVWRRQNMPSKLRLVLVASLLAAIPLVYFLLSKGIFLTQLSLTLMSWGLVLLFVYLQPKAAFWSVLVLMTVAELGYNAYLSQVTLGYADAYKFHDATTSVKRVTDSVQANSDATFYRIGGSFAYSKTVPSLISYPGLATFSSSLERSTMDLFAYMGDAGVNAATQYANGTQLTDALYGVRYYMDRKDYTQEEVDQHPEKMYFGRYSHRFDIPTYYTKTVYEDDRYIVYENPNVFSAAFGTNSVTQSIQFGRNNPVANQNIILNSMAGTDEKYFEAFSFTAIETENVEETVNENGETLYNRVDKNQPAIVRYKIVPKSRYTYYFLLPVYFNQTRNQVSILLNNKWFTNQQTYTQKQLWQLTSNTEGQETVLEFRFTMDEVNMTGAGLIRANNDAIQRVLNDRLAQNMKVEEWTNTKVTGTVNITDDSTVMMTSIPYSEGWRVKVDGKEVKTTRAWDSLLSFPITSGEHKIEMTFSPQGATAGALISIVDLLFIFDLWRKDKEKKK; from the coding sequence ATGAAAAAGAAAATTCAGGAGCAAGGCTGGGTTCAGTCTTTGACGGCTTTTTATAAAGGCCATCGCAAGGCTTGTGTGTATGCGGCCAGTGCCTTCTTGCCGATGATGATTATGCTAGTCGTCTGGTTCTTTATGGGCATGTATCCCTTTGGTAACAAGAGCCTAATGGCAGTCGACTTTGGTCAGCAATACATCAGTTTTTACGGTTTTTTAAAGGAAAGCCTATTGTCAGGGGATTGGTCGGGATTTCTTTATTCTTTTACCAAGTCACTAGGCGGAGAGATGACAGGGGTTGTAGCCTATTATTTGCTGAGTCCTTTTAATATCCTTTATATCATCATGCCTTTGGGGCATTATAGTTTAGCAGTCTTTTTGACCATCTGGCTGCGCTATGGGGTTATCGGTTTGAGTTTTGCCCACCTCTTAATCAGACGCTACAAGGGCTTGTCTGGCAAGGTGTGGTTGGTTCCGGTCTTAGCAACCGCCTATGCCCTGTCTGGGATGCTGGTATCTTACCAGATGAACCCGATTTTTTATGATGCTATGATTATGCTTCCTCTGGTTATTCTTAATCTGGAGGAGATGCTTGATGGAGGCAGGCCTTATCGCTATATCCTTACATTGGCGCTGACAGTCTTTTTGCAATTCTACATGGGCTATATGATCTGCTTGTTTGTGGCTCTTTATGCTTGTTACTACATGACACCAAAACTGTCAGAAGGAAAAAATAAAAAGGAGTGCCTTCTTAATTACTTCAGACCGCTCTTTATGGCTTTTTTCTACTCTGTCTTAGGCTTTTTGGCGACCACCTTCCTGTTAGCTCCGGTTATTGTTAACCTCCTCAATAGTAAAGGGCAGGTAGATGGAGGAATGACCTTTAGCTTTGCCTTACAGATTAACCCCTTGGACATCCTGTCTAAGCTGATGATCGGCGGTTTTGACAACAACTCTTGGTCGGCAGGTCCAAGCTTACCGAACATCTATGTGGGAGCTCTAGCTCTTATTGGTGCGATTCTTTATTTCTTGACAAAGAGTGTGCACCGCAATCGAAAGATTGGAGCGGGGATTGTACTGCTACTATTCTTTTTGTCCTTTATCAATGAGTTTGTCAGCAAAATTTGGCACATGGGACAGAACCCGGCCGGTTTCTTCTTCCGTTTTTCTTGGATTGTTTCCTTCTTCTTGGTACTGTTAGCTTATCAGGCCTTGAAAGCTGCGACAAAGATGCCTCTGGTTGGTTTGGCGGTTGGTGCAGTCGTCTTAACCTTGACTGGTCTGTATGTGTCTGGTCAGGACTACACTTATTTGGCACCTGAACAACCCTTGGCTGTAACGGAGTTTGTGAAAGGTCAGCCGGTTCTCGTGGGAATCTTGCTTGTTTTGGTACTTGGTAGTCTGGCCCTTCTGGTTTGGCGCAGACAAAACATGCCTTCTAAGTTACGGCTTGTCTTGGTAGCTAGTTTGCTAGCAGCGATTCCTCTGGTTTATTTCCTTTTGTCAAAAGGAATCTTCTTGACCCAATTGTCTTTGACCTTGATGAGCTGGGGCTTGGTGCTTCTCTTTGTTTACCTGCAGCCTAAAGCGGCGTTTTGGTCAGTCTTGGTCCTTATGACTGTGGCAGAGCTGGGCTACAATGCTTACCTGTCACAGGTCACCTTGGGCTATGCGGACGCCTATAAGTTTCACGATGCGACCACCTCGGTCAAGCGGGTTACTGATAGTGTTCAGGCGAATAGCGATGCGACTTTTTATCGTATCGGCGGTAGTTTTGCTTATTCTAAAACGGTACCGAGTTTGATTTCCTATCCAGGGCTTGCGACCTTTAGCTCTAGTTTGGAGCGTTCAACCATGGATCTCTTTGCCTATATGGGAGATGCCGGGGTCAATGCGGCGACTCAGTACGCTAATGGAACCCAGTTGACAGATGCGCTCTATGGTGTGCGCTATTATATGGATCGCAAGGATTATACTCAGGAAGAAGTTGACCAGCATCCAGAAAAAATGTACTTTGGTCGCTATTCTCATCGTTTTGATATTCCGACCTACTACACCAAAACAGTCTATGAAGATGACCGTTACATTGTCTATGAAAATCCAAATGTTTTCTCAGCGGCTTTTGGGACCAATTCTGTAACCCAGAGCATTCAGTTTGGTCGCAACAATCCGGTGGCCAACCAGAATATCATTCTTAATTCGATGGCTGGAACGGACGAGAAATATTTTGAAGCCTTTAGTTTCACAGCTATCGAAACAGAAAACGTTGAAGAAACTGTCAATGAAAATGGCGAAACACTCTACAATCGAGTGGATAAGAACCAGCCTGCAATCGTACGGTATAAGATTGTTCCTAAAAGCCGGTACACCTATTACTTCCTTCTGCCGGTTTATTTTAACCAGACTCGAAATCAGGTGTCTATCCTCCTAAACAACAAATGGTTTACCAACCAGCAAACCTACACCCAAAAGCAACTCTGGCAGTTAACTTCCAACACAGAAGGGCAGGAAACTGTCTTGGAGTTCCGCTTTACTATGGATGAAGTGAATATGACAGGTGCTGGGTTGATACGCGCCAACAATGATGCTATCCAGCGTGTCTTGAACGATCGGCTGGCTCAAAACATGAAGGTGGAGGAGTGGACCAACACCAAAGTGACAGGTACGGTGAACATCACAGACGACAGCACTGTCATGATGACCAGTATCCCATACAGTGAAGGCTGGAGGGTGAAAGTGGATGGTAAAGAAGTGAAAACCACCAGAGCTTGGGATAGCCTGCTCTCTTTCCCGATTACCAGTGGAGAGCATAAGATTGAAATGACCTTTTCTCCTCAAGGAGCAACGGCTGGCGCCCTTATCTCTATTGTGGATTTACTTTTCATCTTTGACCTCTGGCGAAAAGACAAAGAGAAGAAAAAATAG